The Homo sapiens chromosome 16, GRCh38.p14 Primary Assembly genome includes the window atacatacacgcacacaAAATCTCAGCTGTTGAAGAGTGGGCTTGGAATCAGACTTCTGTGTCCAGTAAAAAACTCCTGCACTGAAGTCATTGTGACTTGAGTAGTTACAGACTGATTCCAGTGAACTTGATCTAATTTCTTTTGATCTAATGAATGTGTCTGCTTACCTTGTTTCCTTTTAATTGATAAGCTCCAAGTAGTTGCTAATTTTTTGACAACTTTAAATGAGTTTCATTCACTTCTTTTACTTAATGTTTTAAGTATAGTACCAATAATTTCATTAACCTGTTCTCAAGTGGTTTAGCTACCATtctgccatttttaatttttatttaattttatttgcttgaGCACACTGATCAACCACTGAACTGCCTTCTTCCATTGTCCTGCAATGATATAAGGGTTACATTTTTGTGTATATGGCTTTCATAGTTGGGATTTCAGAGCACTGATACCagatattttcagtttgttctcTGGGGGAATTTCATTTGCATCTATGTTTTTAGCTATCTGTGATAActtgttaaatattaaaaagatattttgctTCTATTGGAACATTTGTATACTCGCAACTATATTTCTGTAAACAGCTGCagtcaaaaataaaacactgaaagttttcattttgcagtggatagctgtcttttttttcctcaaactttGTGAATGGAATTGTGTGCATGAACGACAGTTTTGAGCAGCATGAGTATATGgctgaaattataaaatcattaggGAGGAGGTGTGAAATATAGACATATTTCTGAGTAGTTATTTTGTGCCTACCATTTTGCCAGGTAGAGTATAAGTGACTCAGTGTgacagaatttttgttttacgtataatttaaatgtttcatgTTTAGTAAAGCAATACATATACACGGAGGTGCTTTTGATGAAAACCAAGTCTCCCCATCCCTTAGTCCCATGCCCAGAGACAATCTCTGTTTATTCTTTTGGTGTTATTTCTACATCTCTAAATTAGCGCATATCAGAGTGTGGTACACAACTACCCGTGGTACGTGgataaacactatttttaaactTACATGTATAAGTGTTTTGATgcgtaatagaaaaaaatataggctgggctcagcggctcacgcctgtaatcccagcactttgggaggctgaggcaggcagatcacctgaggtcaggagttcgagaccagcctggccaacatagtgaaaccccatctctactaaaaatacaaaaaatagctgggcatagtggcgggcacctgtaatcccagctacttggcagacagaggcaggagaatcgtttgaacccgggagacggaggttgcagtgagcagagatcgcaccattgcactccagcctgggcaacggggcgagactctgtctaaaaaataaaaaaataataatgtgtctACCTACCAGAGTGAGGGAAAAAGTGagtcaaattaaagaaaaatattaaatcactgggctcagtggctcatgcctctgtaatcccagctactcgggaggctaagacaggaggatcacttgaggccaggagttggagaccagcctgagcaacatagcaagaccctgtctctatttttttttttttgatgtttaaatgaaaggaaaaaggaagaaaaatattttttaaaaaaatgctaatacAGATACATGGGTGTCATGAATATGGTATCTAATTGAATCGTAAAAGACATTGCTTTAGACAGCATACTTATACCTTCCTATCAAATATAGACAGTATCTGTTGATTCTGTAAAGGAGTAACAATTCTTAATACATccaaatctatatatatatatctaaatgaGTTGTtaggagattttatatatatatatacatatatataaaatttattattattttttaaacaatcctTCTGTTCTAAATACAGTATGCcttgccaagcatggtggctcatgcctgtaatcccaacactttgggaggtcgaggcaggaggaccacttgagccagcccgggagttcaagaccagcctgggcaacaaagtgagacttcgtatctacaaaacataaaataattagccaggcatgttggcatgcgcccatagtcccagctattcaggcggctaaggtgagaggatcacttaagtccaggagtttgaggctgcagtgagctatcatcatgccactgcactccagcctggataacagatactgacactgtctaaaaaaaaaaaaaaaggaaaaaaagaataaaagttgtCTTTTGGTGTTTATTGACTTCAATGGCACTGAAAATGAGCAATAACCAAATGAAATGTAATAAGtatatcaaattatatattttggttCAAAAAAAGCTTATGTGGGCAAAATACTGATCTGAAGATGGGACTACAATAGGATGGGGCTGCCAGAAAATATGATGCAATCTCAGTTACATAATTTAAGTACAGTGTCCAGAATAAGGGAGGTAATTGTCCTGCTCTACTCTAAGCTGGTAAGAGCCTTACTCTATTAACTTACAAGAAACAAATTCTCTGCAGCCATCTAAGCCTAGAAGAGAACCAAAATATCATTTATCCCTGCTGAGAACACAGTAGGGACTCTAGAAATCAAAAAATAGCTATACCTTCTCAACAGCAACACTAATGGTCTTATTCTCAGAAAAAGAGATATTGGTTGCTACTCTCATGCTCTATTTCATGGTGCCATCTCTGCTTCTATTCTACTGAGGCAATATAACATAGTGTTTAAAAGCATAGGCTCTTGAGTTTGCCTATAATATAACCTCCATTCCTCAATTTCCTTTGCTATAAAGTGAAAACAATAACAGAACCTTCCTTGCAGAGTTGTTGAACGAGTTAAGCAAGTTAGTCCATGTAAAATTACCTAGTTCCTGGCACAGTAAGTGCCTCCTAAGTGTTACCTTGTATTAGTATTACTAGTCCTGATACTACTCTGCTCTTCTAGCTCTTGTGCACTACTTCTCACATCCTtctatgtattagtctgttttctcttgattttaacagaatacctgaagctgggcaatgtataaagaaaaagaatttcttacagccatggaggctgagaagtccaggtGGAGGGGctgtgtctggtgagagccttcttgctggtgaggACTCCCAAGAATCCCAAGGTGTTGCAAGCTATCACGGCAAGGGGGCTGAgcatgcactccaacctgggtgacggagtgaaactgtctcaaaaaaaaaaaaaaaaaaaaaaaaaatcatgagggagggctctgtcctcatgaatagattaaccCACTACTCATGGATTAATGAGTTATCATAATTAGGCAACTGGCTGAGCATGCAAAGGACTCAGGTCTCCCTATTTTAAAGCCACCAGTTGCCCGCTTATGATAACTCATTAATTCATGAGTAGTGggttaatctattcatgaggacagagccctccctcatgatttttttttttttttttttgagatggtttcactccgtcacccaggttggagtgcagtggcacaatcacagctcactgcagcctcttctgggcttaagcaatcctcccatctcagtccctaccccgagtagctgggactacaggtataccccccactacacctggctaagttttgcattttttgtagagatagagtttcaccatgttgcccaggctgggtcttgaagtccagggctccagtgatctgtctgccttacctcccaaagtgctaggtaggattacaggtgtgagccaccatgctggccctCAGTCACCTCTTAAAAGTCCCCACCTCTCAATTCTGCCACAGTGGGGATGAAATTTCAacttgagttttggaggggataaatatacaaatatagcaTTTTGGCTTTTTCAAAGATGTCCCTTTGTCATCAGCATCAaaacttttcctttctctgagtcATTTCCATTGACATAGAAATTTGTTGTAATGTCCctgatctcttaaaaaaaattgttctttgaTCACACAGCCTCCTCCACACTATTTCTATTCCTCTCCTTCCATTCTCAAACCCATTCAAATCAGGCTTTCATCACGCCACTCTACTGAAATGGTGCTTGTCAATGTCACCAACAAATGGGTTCCACATGACCAAGTCCAGTGGTCACTTCCCAGGCCTCGTCTTGCTTGGCTTGTCAGCAGTATTTGACACACCTGATCATTCCCTCcttcaaacactttttttttccttcaagacagagtttcactcttgttgcccaagctgtagtgcaatggtgtgatctcagctcactgcaacctccacctcttgggttcaagcaattctcctgcttcaacctctctagtagctgggattacaagcacgcaccaccatgcccagctaattttttgtatttttagtagaaacagggtttcaccatgttagccaggctgatctcgagctcctgacctcaggtgatccaccctcttcagcctcccaaaatgctgggattacaggtgttagccactgcgcccggccatcttCAAACACTTTCTTCGCTTGGCTTTCGGGACACCACACTCAGCTCTCCTGCATCTCTGAacaccagttttgtttttttttttcatgtcagaCGGGAAATGTACTGATGTCATAACAAGATTCAAGGGTGCCACATCTCACACATGCACGTGAACACCCAATCAACACACTTAGGAACTACAAAAGGATCTGACCACTGCTTTTCACTCTCATCTTCATCTCCTAACATTGTCGAGCCCCAGAGGTAAATCATCAAATCTCTTCTCTCAAAACTCAAAGAGATTGATCCCAGCCAATCTCATTGCTTTAAACACCATCTATATGTTGAAGATTCCCAAATGTGCATCTCCAGCCATAACTTCTGCCTTAACTCCAGGTTTCTCCTATCCAACTGCCTACTTGTCAGCCTCACCTGGCAGTCTTAATAGATGTctcttatttttttggagacagagtctcgctcttatcacccaggctggagtgcagtggcacgatcttggctcactgaaacctccgcctcccgggttcaagcaattctcctgcctcagcctcctgagtagctgggattacaggcccgcaccaccacgcccagctaattttttaagtttttagtagagactgggtttcctgacctcaggtgatccacccgcctttgcctcccaaaatgctgggattactacaggcgtgagccattgcacgcAGCctgtttttcttgatttctatACCACTCTCTTTCCTTTGAATTCCCTGAGAGGACTGAATAGGTTGTTCTATTACCATTTAGTAGGAAGCAGCCCTGCTGGGTGAGTTGTCAAGCCAGTCACCAAGGGGCTTCCAGCTGCAGTTTGTGATTGAATCCTCTGATCTGCCTCCCACTAGATTCCACTATCATTAGCTTCACTGATACCAATGAGTGTGGGTCTGtagaaatgaattttatttatttaattcagatCTTTGAGAAATTTACACAAAATTGCAGTGAAGATGAAggcaacaaaatattttcaaactgaaaCACCCAGCCGTCAGCTATTGTGGATACTGTCGAGAGCAAAAACCACCAGTGCCAGTCAGCATCTGGTAAAGGAGGTTTTCCAGCTCGGTCCAATCCCTTCATTTTCTTGGCAAGTAAGAGGCTGTCTCCCATTTTTCAGGCAACCTTTTCATCATTTCTCATCTCTTCTTTCAATGCACCACAAGAGGGCAGTGTTTTATCATATTCTCCTTGAATTATATAATACCAACAGTGGAATGAGATGACTTCCAGAAGTAGAAATTGACTATTATGCCAAAACTGTTCACCAAAGTTGATAAAACTCTAGGTTTACAATTGTACCCCAAGGTCATGGGACTGGACCCCATCCCATAGTAAGTCATCAGTTTAgcaatgataaagaaaataaccTTCTGAAAATTTGTATAGatcagaaataaagtattttttgtgGAAGACTATTTTTAAGTATTGAAGGTACTATTTCCTTTCTTGAATTCATATTGCAGATGTACGGTGTGGATTTATTGGTTTATCTCTGCAAACCTTAAAGTAGAAGATTgcaagggccaggtgtggtggatcacgcctgtaatcccagcactttgggaggctgaggtaggcggatcacctgaggtcaggagtttgagaccagcctggccaacatggtgaaacgccgtctctactaaaaatacaaaaattagtcaggcatgatggcaggcgcctgtcatcccagctactagggaggctgaggcaggagaattgctggaacctgggaggcagaggttgcagtgagccgagatcacaccactgcactccagcctgggtaacagagcaagactgcttcaaaaaaaaattttttttaattaaaaaaaaagtagatgactGCAGCAAAGAAGAGATTTATTAGCTCTTCCTTTCAAGGTATCTGTGTACTGTATATAAACAACAAAAGCTGACCAAGAGTGGTACTTGTGCTAGGCATATTAGTAACTGCTTTGTAATTGAAAGCAAGAAATATCATAAACAAGCATTAGATGGCTAACTACCAAACAAGTTAAGTCCCTTAGGGCAGGTAGATTCAGTCTTTTCCTTCTCTGAGCAATTCCCTTCTGCCATAAACTACAGAGAGGTGATTAATAGAACATTGGAGAGTTGAATGATACCTAGCCAAactgtaccctaaaactttagcCCTAAAAAGAGGAATTAAATTGTGTAGATGCctttaaagaacatttttctaGCATCTTTCTACATCTTTCCCTAAGTGGCCTCTTGAGCCCAGTCGGATTTTGGTTATATGCCATGATAGTAATCATAAGAATCAGTTAAAAATGATCCAAAAATGCACGAATACAGTCGATTCCCTCTCATTTATTccttgtggaaaaagaaaaacacaaatcttAAAAACTAAAGCAAGTCAGGGAAGCCTGGAAAGATACCCAGATTTGATAACATGTTAGAAGGAAATCCAGGCTAAGGAATCTCATTTTCTAGCTTTGATCTGGTTGTCAGTTGGGATGGACTTGCCCAAGTGATGGCCCACAGAAAGgccaaatttcttgtttttctcctcaTCCTGTACCTCTTTTTTCATTAAGAATCCTGCCTGGAAGTTTAGGTCAAAGAGGCTGCTTGGAGCAAAATACAGTGGTGTCTCATCCCAAATATTCTCCAGGCGTTTCTTCCATCCTTCCAGGATTTGAATTCGGGCGTCTGCTGGAGTGTGCCCAATGCTATATGTCAGTTGAGGTTCTAAGACTTGGAAGCCACAGAAATGCAGAATGCCACTCTGAGGATACAGAAAGCACAGAGAGGTAAGTCAACCAATTCCATGCAGTTGTactataaacaacagaagttggTCTGGGCTTCTCAGTAAGACACTCTGATAAGGAGGCCTCAGGCACACTAGAGAATCAGTTCAGAGCTAGCGTCTCTCTCTTACCCTCTACCTAGCCGTTACCAATTTTAGCCTTCTCAGGTGTGTTCTTCTTTAAATGCATAAACCTTGAAACTGTGCCAACCTGGATCCTTTGCCAAGAAGGCTGGAAGTTCTGTTACTTTAGGGAGTCTCAGTTTCTTGGCAGGTGACTCACCAAGACCTGCGTGGGTGCATTTCTCTGCCTCTCCATATAACTAGAtgagtcctttttttctttttctttttttttttttttttgaggcagagtctcgctcggtcgtccaggctggagtgccatggcacgatctcggctcattgcggcttccacttcctgggttcaagcggttctcctgcctcagcctcccgagtagctgggattacaggcatgcgccaccatgcccagataatttttgtatctttagtagagacagggtttcactgtgttgaccaggctggtctcgaactcctgacctcaagtgatccgcctgcctcagtctcccaaagtgctgggattacaggcccagaTGAGTCTTGATAAATGATTTTCAT containing:
- the NQO1 gene encoding NAD(P)H dehydrogenase [quinone] 1 isoform d (isoform d is encoded by transcript variant 4) encodes the protein MVGRRALIVLAHSERTSFNYAMKEAAAAALKKKGWEVVESDLYAMNFNPIISRKDITGKLKDPANFQYPAESVLAYKEGHLSPDIVAEQKKLEAADLVIFQSGILHFCGFQVLEPQLTYSIGHTPADARIQILEGWKKRLENIWDETPLYFAPSSLFDLNFQAGFLMKKEVQDEEKNKKFGLSVGHHLGKSIPTDNQIKARK